In the genome of cyanobacterium endosymbiont of Braarudosphaera bigelowii, one region contains:
- the lspA gene encoding signal peptidase II — MNNILKKNIWFWLIGFSNLLLDQISKYWVMKSFIEIGDTIPFLPRIFHFTYVINTGTAFSFFEGGVIWLRWISLGISIGLIVLSLFGEKMKVLEQLGYGFILAGALGNGVDRFFFGYVVDFLDFRLINFPIFNLADISINFGIILLFIVNFYPKSSSNLFR, encoded by the coding sequence ATGAATAACATTCTAAAAAAAAATATATGGTTTTGGCTAATCGGTTTTAGCAATTTACTACTAGACCAGATTAGTAAGTATTGGGTAATGAAATCATTTATTGAAATTGGAGATACAATTCCTTTTTTGCCTAGAATTTTTCATTTTACTTATGTTATAAACACCGGAACTGCTTTTAGTTTCTTTGAGGGAGGAGTAATCTGGTTACGTTGGATCTCCCTAGGAATAAGTATAGGATTAATAGTATTATCTTTATTTGGGGAAAAGATGAAGGTGCTTGAGCAGTTAGGCTATGGTTTTATACTAGCAGGGGCTCTTGGTAATGGAGTTGATAGATTTTTCTTTGGATATGTGGTGGATTTTTTGGACTTTCGTTTAATTAATTTTCCAATATTTAATTTAGCTGATATTTCAATCAATTTTGGTATTATTTTATTATTTATTGTAAATTTCTACCCAAAGTCATCTAGTAACCTGTTCCGTTAA
- a CDS encoding RDD family protein translates to MSSKHSSLVHNHFSKAPFNRRIYAFLLDFITIWFLSSFFKGILQNTIFIFIWLILKVVVVFKNKGQSLGNWAFDLKITSVRCGRIPRLDEILKREITLGLLALLAILGFSINLNNGLSMLLLITPLIVDFSAALGSQKRYSQTLHDMISNTILIQAQRGFSLDLRIKKIFKIIHKKYLKSLR, encoded by the coding sequence ATGTCTTCTAAGCATTCATCATTGGTACATAATCATTTTTCAAAGGCACCATTTAATCGTCGAATATATGCATTTTTACTAGATTTTATTACAATATGGTTTTTAAGCTCTTTTTTTAAAGGAATTCTGCAAAATACTATTTTTATTTTCATATGGTTAATATTAAAAGTAGTTGTAGTTTTTAAAAATAAAGGACAAAGTTTAGGTAACTGGGCATTTGATTTAAAAATTACAAGTGTTCGATGTGGACGTATTCCCCGATTAGATGAAATTCTTAAACGTGAAATTACTCTAGGATTATTAGCTTTGTTAGCTATATTAGGATTTAGTATTAATCTTAATAATGGTCTTTCGATGCTACTTTTGATAACTCCTTTAATAGTAGACTTCAGTGCAGCCTTAGGAAGCCAAAAACGATATAGTCAAACATTGCATGATATGATCAGTAATACTATATTGATTCAAGCTCAACGTGGATTTTCTCTAGATCTACGAATTAAAAAAATATTTAAAATCATACACAAAAAATACTTAAAATCATTAAGATGA
- a CDS encoding STAS domain-containing protein, producing MIGNHLIHLETAVFEPNGYITSNNVSDFQKELNSFISNSVCKKFLVDMRKVEFIDSTGLIAIVSAFRLAQRLNKKLSVCSLSPSVRIIFELTQLDQALEIYNDRQVYIHQTREAVGSELFKY from the coding sequence ATGATAGGAAATCATTTAATTCATTTGGAAACAGCCGTTTTTGAACCTAATGGCTATATTACTTCTAACAATGTTAGTGATTTTCAAAAAGAATTAAACAGTTTTATAAGTAATAGTGTTTGTAAAAAGTTCTTAGTCGATATGAGAAAAGTTGAATTTATAGATAGTACAGGACTAATAGCCATTGTGTCAGCCTTTCGGCTCGCTCAACGCCTCAACAAAAAGTTAAGTGTTTGTTCTTTATCTCCTTCAGTACGTATTATTTTTGAGCTAACCCAATTAGATCAGGCATTAGAAATCTACAATGATCGCCAAGTATATATACACCAAACAAGAGAAGCAGTCGGAAGTGAACTGTTTAAATATTGA
- a CDS encoding TIGR03960 family B12-binding radical SAM protein has product MIIDIEELITPNIVKPARYLGNEVGAKHKPWNDVNVRWVLTYPEVYELGASNLGHIILYNILNTQPRQLCDRAYLPAPDLATRLRETNTLLFGLESRHPLIEFDILGFNLSYELGITNILEMLDLSGIPLTWKERELSIKDSSNNLQKNWDYPLIFAGGQTATSNPEPFADFFDFLALGDGEELLSEIGLVVEQGKANQLNKQELLLDLAKIPGVYVPRFYNVKKSGQVIPNHLDVCPKIVRRVARPMPSYGVGLVPFVETIHDRLVVEIRRGCTRGCRFCQPGMLTRPARDVEPEEIIGTIEQGIRETGYNEFSLLSLSCSDYLALPSVGIEIKNRLQKYNITLSLPSQRVDRFDKNIANIIGGNRKSSLTFAPEAGTQRMRDVINKGLTNEELLQGISTAVEEGWDRIKLYFMIGLPGETYQDILGIVETVQWLQQECRKKKGKPLSFTITISNFTPKPHTPFQWHSVSNSEFKDKQKLLKEAFKSQKGIKVNYTDLRISRMEDFIGRGDRRLSKVIKRAWELGAGMDSWWENAEKAYLAWEKSIQESGLSWEYRSIEKGEWNIFSEVQNTTKQHKLCDIPLPWDHIDTGISKKWLLEDLERALREVLIPDCAFEKCSHCGVCGLNFGHNIIVPPPPVPKFNGNFQVNNIRVQRFRIYFGKINEISLLSHLDLIRLFDRVLRRASLPISFTGGYHPGPRFSIANALTLGVTSNGEIIDFELTETLDITDFYSVLQNSLPKNLPLYDIEEIKTNSKSTTQLLKGSEYLIKLETKHIISRKVWESWINSILVKKEINWEKTTKSGNFKIINLRNQMISLKLDSFENEVVVLSFTSNFQDEGIILSPKDVVLMLEKISRQKISLLKIHRQILLLT; this is encoded by the coding sequence ATGATAATCGATATAGAAGAACTCATTACTCCAAATATTGTTAAACCAGCTCGATATCTTGGTAATGAAGTAGGTGCTAAACATAAACCTTGGAATGACGTCAATGTTCGTTGGGTACTCACTTATCCAGAAGTTTATGAATTAGGAGCATCTAATTTAGGTCATATTATTCTATACAATATTTTAAATACTCAACCTCGTCAATTATGTGATCGTGCTTATTTACCTGCTCCAGATTTAGCAACAAGATTAAGAGAGACTAATACCTTACTTTTCGGTTTAGAATCTCGCCATCCACTAATAGAATTTGATATCCTTGGTTTTAATCTTAGCTATGAGCTTGGAATAACGAATATTTTAGAAATGCTTGATTTATCAGGAATTCCTTTAACTTGGAAAGAAAGAGAACTTTCAATAAAAGATTCAAGTAATAATTTACAAAAAAATTGGGACTATCCCTTAATTTTTGCTGGAGGGCAAACTGCTACTTCTAATCCTGAACCTTTTGCTGATTTTTTTGATTTCCTAGCGTTAGGAGACGGAGAAGAACTCTTGTCAGAAATAGGTTTAGTTGTTGAACAAGGAAAAGCTAATCAGTTAAATAAACAAGAATTATTATTAGACCTAGCCAAAATACCAGGTGTATATGTTCCTCGTTTTTATAACGTAAAAAAATCTGGTCAAGTTATACCTAATCACTTAGATGTTTGTCCAAAAATTGTACGCCGTGTAGCTCGTCCTATGCCTTCTTATGGTGTAGGATTAGTCCCTTTTGTTGAAACCATTCATGATCGTCTAGTAGTGGAGATAAGACGTGGATGTACACGTGGGTGTCGATTTTGTCAGCCAGGAATGTTGACACGTCCAGCAAGAGATGTTGAACCTGAAGAAATTATAGGAACTATCGAACAAGGTATTAGAGAAACTGGATATAACGAATTTTCACTGCTATCTTTAAGCTGTTCTGACTATTTAGCTCTCCCAAGTGTAGGTATAGAAATTAAAAATCGTCTCCAAAAATATAATATTACTTTATCCCTTCCTAGCCAAAGAGTAGATAGATTCGATAAAAATATTGCCAATATTATTGGTGGAAATCGCAAGTCTAGTTTAACTTTTGCTCCTGAAGCAGGAACTCAAAGAATGCGTGATGTAATCAATAAAGGACTAACAAATGAAGAACTTTTGCAAGGGATAAGTACAGCAGTTGAAGAAGGATGGGATAGAATTAAACTCTATTTTATGATTGGTTTACCAGGAGAAACATATCAAGATATTCTTGGTATTGTAGAAACTGTTCAATGGTTACAACAAGAGTGTAGAAAAAAAAAGGGAAAGCCGTTGAGCTTTACAATTACCATATCTAATTTTACTCCTAAACCACATACTCCTTTCCAGTGGCATTCAGTATCTAACTCAGAGTTTAAAGATAAACAAAAGTTGTTGAAAGAAGCATTTAAGTCTCAAAAAGGTATCAAGGTTAATTATACTGATTTGAGAATTTCAAGAATGGAAGATTTTATTGGAAGAGGTGACAGAAGATTATCTAAAGTCATTAAACGTGCCTGGGAATTGGGAGCTGGAATGGATTCATGGTGGGAAAATGCAGAGAAAGCCTACTTAGCATGGGAAAAATCTATTCAAGAGTCAGGACTTAGTTGGGAGTATCGCAGCATAGAAAAAGGAGAATGGAATATCTTTAGTGAAGTTCAAAATACAACCAAACAACATAAGCTATGCGATATACCTTTGCCATGGGATCATATCGATACTGGTATTAGTAAAAAATGGTTATTGGAAGATTTAGAAAGGGCTTTAAGAGAAGTATTAATTCCTGATTGTGCTTTTGAAAAATGTTCTCATTGTGGAGTATGTGGTTTAAATTTTGGTCACAATATTATAGTTCCTCCACCTCCTGTTCCAAAATTCAATGGTAATTTTCAAGTTAATAACATTAGAGTTCAAAGATTTCGTATTTATTTTGGAAAAATAAATGAAATATCTTTATTAAGTCATCTTGATCTAATACGTCTATTTGATAGAGTATTACGACGTGCATCTCTACCTATATCTTTTACTGGAGGGTATCACCCTGGGCCTAGATTTTCTATTGCTAATGCACTTACTTTAGGTGTAACAAGTAATGGAGAAATTATTGATTTTGAATTAACTGAAACTCTAGACATCACTGATTTCTATTCAGTATTGCAAAATAGCTTACCCAAAAATTTACCACTTTACGATATTGAAGAAATAAAGACTAATTCTAAATCAACAACTCAGTTACTAAAGGGGTCGGAATATCTTATTAAACTTGAAACAAAGCATATAATATCTAGAAAAGTTTGGGAAAGTTGGATTAATAGTATTTTGGTAAAAAAAGAAATTAACTGGGAAAAAACAACAAAATCAGGAAACTTTAAGATTATTAACTTAAGAAATCAAATGATTTCTTTGAAACTAGATTCTTTTGAAAATGAAGTCGTTGTTCTCTCGTTTACGAGTAATTTTCAAGATGAAGGGATTATATTATCTCCTAAAGATGTCGTTTTAATGCTAGAAAAAATATCAAGACAAAAAATTAGCTTGCTAAAAATTCATAGACAAATATTATTATTAACTTGA
- the trpS gene encoding tryptophan--tRNA ligase, with product MLKQRILSGVQPTGNLHLGNYLGAIRNWVSLQQKYENFFCVVDLHAITVPHDPKTLIKDTYSIAALYLACGIDLNDSTIFVQSHVSAHSELVWLLNCITPLNWLERMIQFKEKAIKQGENVSVGLLNYPILMAADILLYNASHVPVGEDQKQHLELTRDIAIRFNSKFATLENPVFNIPEPLIKTEGARVMSLSDGRSKMSKSDSSDLSRINLLDSPDLIQKKIKRCKTDSLKGLEFDNKERPECNNLLNLYALLSEKTKQEVFQECHSMGWGQFKPLLIDTTVEALKPIQEKYHRIIDDKYYLDSVLKEGKNRAETIANETLTKVKHSLGYLSSI from the coding sequence ATGCTTAAACAACGTATATTATCAGGAGTACAACCTACAGGTAATTTACATTTAGGAAACTATTTGGGAGCAATTCGTAACTGGGTGAGTTTGCAACAAAAGTATGAAAACTTTTTTTGTGTAGTAGATCTTCATGCCATTACTGTTCCTCATGATCCAAAAACTCTAATTAAAGATACATATTCTATCGCAGCTCTTTATTTGGCTTGCGGTATTGATTTGAATGATTCTACAATTTTCGTTCAATCTCATGTTTCTGCTCATAGTGAACTTGTTTGGTTACTTAATTGCATTACACCTTTGAATTGGTTAGAGAGGATGATTCAATTTAAAGAAAAAGCTATTAAGCAGGGAGAAAATGTTAGCGTTGGGTTATTAAATTATCCTATACTAATGGCAGCAGACATACTATTATATAATGCTAGTCATGTTCCTGTTGGAGAAGATCAAAAACAACATTTAGAATTAACTCGAGATATTGCGATACGGTTTAATAGCAAATTTGCTACTTTAGAAAATCCAGTTTTTAATATTCCTGAACCTTTAATTAAAACTGAAGGAGCAAGAGTTATGAGTTTAAGCGATGGGAGATCTAAAATGTCAAAATCTGATTCTTCTGATTTAAGCAGAATTAATTTATTGGATTCACCTGATCTGATACAGAAAAAAATTAAACGCTGTAAAACTGATTCTTTGAAGGGCTTGGAATTTGACAACAAAGAGCGTCCAGAATGTAATAATTTATTAAACTTATATGCACTTTTATCTGAAAAAACAAAACAAGAAGTATTTCAAGAATGTCATAGTATGGGATGGGGACAATTCAAACCTTTATTAATTGATACAACTGTTGAAGCATTAAAGCCGATACAAGAAAAGTATCACAGAATTATAGATGATAAATATTACTTAGATTCAGTATTGAAAGAAGGTAAAAATAGAGCTGAAACTATTGCAAATGAAACTTTAACTAAAGTTAAACATTCTTTAGGATATTTATCTTCGATTTAG
- a CDS encoding biotin transporter BioY: MLFVNELLWTIIGLLLTIFSVFAEASIAWNFRGEDVSHLSLGITLQIGAVLLTGCMGGKNAGFLSQISYLLLGLFLYPIFINGGGLQYFRDPTFGYILGFAPGAWLCGWLSFKYKTKLEILLMSTISGLLAIHIFGLTYLFIFWMLKPLALSTPDLLNLMMNYSIDSIFSQLIIACATAFLAFILRHILFY; the protein is encoded by the coding sequence GTGCTTTTTGTTAATGAATTACTTTGGACTATAATTGGATTATTATTAACAATTTTTAGCGTTTTTGCTGAAGCAAGTATAGCTTGGAATTTTCGAGGAGAAGATGTTAGTCATCTGTCTTTAGGTATAACTCTTCAGATAGGAGCTGTTTTATTAACAGGGTGCATGGGAGGAAAAAATGCAGGATTCCTATCACAAATCTCTTATTTACTACTAGGACTTTTTTTATATCCCATTTTTATTAATGGGGGAGGTCTTCAATACTTTAGAGACCCTACTTTCGGTTATATTTTGGGCTTTGCTCCTGGAGCTTGGCTATGTGGATGGCTATCTTTTAAATATAAAACCAAATTAGAAATTTTACTTATGAGTACAATAAGTGGTTTGCTAGCTATACATATTTTTGGTCTGACTTATTTATTTATTTTTTGGATGCTAAAGCCTCTGGCCTTATCAACACCAGATTTATTAAATCTTATGATGAATTATTCTATTGATTCTATCTTTTCACAATTAATTATAGCCTGTGCTACAGCTTTTTTAGCTTTTATTTTGCGTCATATTCTATTTTATTAG
- the def gene encoding peptide deformylase: MIDSMTIERQKLDHSLLNIHHLGDKDLRKSAKRISKIDDSIRQLARDMLQTMYNSNGIGLASTQIGIHKQLIVINCEPETSTNTPLILINPKINYYSQESCVMEEGCLSIPGVYLDVTRPEMIQVSFKDEYGKPCQIEASDLLARVIQHEIDHLNGVMFVDRVKNDLDLTTKLQEQGFNRESVKSLK, encoded by the coding sequence ATCATAGATTCAATGACAATTGAGCGACAAAAACTGGATCATTCTTTATTAAATATTCATCATTTAGGAGATAAAGATTTACGTAAGTCTGCAAAACGAATTTCCAAAATTGATGATTCTATTCGTCAACTAGCTAGAGATATGCTACAAACTATGTATAACTCTAATGGTATTGGTTTAGCTTCCACTCAAATTGGTATTCATAAGCAATTAATTGTTATTAATTGTGAACCTGAAACCTCTACCAATACCCCTTTAATTTTAATTAATCCTAAAATTAATTATTACTCTCAAGAATCATGTGTTATGGAAGAAGGCTGCTTGAGCATTCCTGGTGTATATCTTGATGTAACTCGTCCTGAAATGATTCAAGTTTCTTTTAAAGATGAATATGGAAAACCTTGTCAAATAGAAGCTAGTGATCTATTGGCAAGAGTAATTCAACATGAGATTGACCATCTTAATGGTGTCATGTTTGTTGATAGAGTCAAAAATGATCTAGATCTGACAACAAAGCTTCAAGAACAAGGATTTAATAGAGAATCTGTAAAATCTTTGAAGTAA
- a CDS encoding FAD-dependent hydroxylase — translation MTLQPATLNQLDSTSYLECDLAIVGGGIAGTTLALALKESGLKIKIIESQTLEKVACRERAYALSLLSGRIFNGIGIWSKILPEISKFNYIFLSDADFSEVVKFKSTDLKTDSLGYVGEHKVILDILQNETVKYPNIQLLSSTKVVKLDTEKSKSIVNIEKDDIAYKLRAKLVVGADGPLSFVRSSAEIKTQGWKYWQSCLTFIIKHQASRNDIAFERFWYTGPLAILPLPNNRCQIVWTLPHAQAKALHDLEDTEFLAQLKTHIPKLLGSITLMNNRSLFPVQLMQSKNYIQSRLALVGDAAHCCHPVGGQGLNLGIRDVAVLAEILEKAWEKGEDIGSQRLLKEYESLRRRENWIILGFTDFLDRLFSNNYFLLVLMRRFGLVVINQIPLLKNNVLRLMTGLSGKQPILSKK, via the coding sequence ATGACTTTACAACCAGCAACATTAAATCAATTAGATTCTACTAGTTATTTAGAGTGCGATCTTGCTATAGTTGGAGGAGGTATTGCAGGTACAACTTTAGCTTTAGCCCTTAAAGAATCAGGATTAAAAATTAAGATTATAGAATCACAAACTTTAGAAAAAGTTGCTTGTAGAGAAAGAGCTTATGCTCTTTCTCTACTATCTGGTAGAATTTTTAACGGTATTGGTATTTGGTCAAAAATATTACCTGAAATTAGTAAATTTAATTACATTTTTCTTTCAGATGCTGACTTCTCAGAAGTAGTAAAGTTTAAATCAACAGATTTAAAAACAGATTCTTTAGGATATGTAGGTGAACATAAAGTAATTTTAGATATTTTACAAAATGAAACCGTAAAGTATCCTAATATTCAGCTTTTATCTTCTACTAAAGTTGTAAAGTTAGATACTGAAAAATCAAAATCCATAGTAAACATAGAAAAGGATGACATAGCGTATAAACTACGAGCTAAACTAGTAGTTGGCGCTGATGGACCACTTTCTTTTGTTCGTTCATCTGCAGAGATTAAGACTCAAGGTTGGAAGTACTGGCAATCATGTCTTACATTTATTATTAAGCATCAGGCTTCCCGTAATGATATAGCCTTTGAAAGATTTTGGTATACTGGACCCCTAGCTATTTTACCTCTACCAAATAATCGGTGCCAGATTGTTTGGACTCTTCCACATGCTCAAGCCAAAGCTCTTCACGATCTAGAAGATACAGAATTTTTAGCACAATTAAAAACGCATATTCCGAAATTATTAGGTTCTATTACTTTAATGAATAACAGATCTTTATTCCCTGTGCAGTTAATGCAAAGTAAAAATTATATTCAATCTCGGCTAGCATTAGTTGGAGATGCTGCTCATTGCTGTCATCCAGTTGGGGGACAAGGATTAAATTTAGGGATAAGAGATGTAGCAGTTTTAGCAGAAATATTAGAAAAAGCTTGGGAAAAAGGTGAAGATATTGGTAGTCAAAGACTATTAAAAGAGTATGAGTCATTAAGGCGACGGGAAAACTGGATAATTTTAGGTTTTACTGATTTTCTAGATCGTTTATTTTCTAATAATTATTTTCTTTTAGTACTAATGCGCCGCTTTGGTTTAGTAGTCATCAACCAGATACCGCTTCTAAAAAATAATGTTTTGCGACTAATGACAGGATTATCAGGTAAACAGCCTATCTTATCAAAAAAATAA